A portion of the Eulemur rufifrons isolate Redbay chromosome 30, OSU_ERuf_1, whole genome shotgun sequence genome contains these proteins:
- the MMGT1 gene encoding ER membrane protein complex subunit 5, which produces MAPSLWKGLVGIGLFALAHAAFSAAQHRSYMRLTEKEDESLPIDIVLQTLLAFAVTCYGIVHIAGEFKDMDATSELKNKTFDTLRNHPSFYVFNHRGRVLFRPSDSTNSSNQDALSSNTSLKLRKPESLRR; this is translated from the exons ATGGCGCCGTCGCTATGGAAGGGGCTGGTGGGCATTGGCCTCTTTGCCCTAGCCCACGCTGCCTTTTCTGCTGCTCAGC ATCGTTCTTATATGCGATTAACAGAAAAGGAAGATGAATCACTGCCGATAGAT ATAGTTCTTCAGACACTTCTGGCCTTTGCAGTTACCTGTTATGGTATAGTTCATATTGCAGGGGAGTTTAAAGACATGGATGCCACTTCAGAACTAAAAAATAA gacATTTGATACATTAAGGAATCACCCATCCTTTTATGTATTTAATCATCGTGGTCGAGTACTGTTCCGGCCTTCAGATTCAACAAATTCTTCAAATCAAGATGCATTGTCCTCTAACACATCACTGAAGTTACGAAAACCCGAATCACTGCGTCGTTaa